One Saccharopolyspora erythraea NRRL 2338 genomic region harbors:
- a CDS encoding AMIN-like domain-containing (lipo)protein: MSVRNTLAVVLGSVALSALALTGCSAGAQEQPPAPAAAPAAPAPVNFAAPKKGEIDIRGGKHGNQERVVFDFSALPELSEVKLMKHEVDKQKPVWGGSGEPVDGMKGSQFLHVLLQTNGSPWVTAGPEAFDLPTAKSGVVNDNEGGTVELTVGLDAAVEYDVEVQGEKVVINMTRS; the protein is encoded by the coding sequence ATGTCCGTCCGCAACACGCTCGCAGTCGTCCTCGGTTCGGTGGCCTTGTCCGCGCTCGCGCTCACCGGGTGCTCGGCCGGTGCGCAGGAGCAGCCGCCCGCGCCGGCCGCCGCGCCCGCCGCCCCGGCCCCGGTGAACTTCGCCGCGCCGAAGAAGGGGGAGATCGACATCCGCGGCGGCAAGCACGGGAACCAGGAGCGGGTCGTCTTCGACTTCAGCGCTCTCCCGGAGCTTTCCGAGGTCAAGCTCATGAAGCACGAGGTCGACAAGCAGAAGCCGGTGTGGGGCGGTTCGGGTGAGCCCGTCGACGGCATGAAGGGTTCGCAGTTCCTGCACGTGCTGCTGCAGACCAACGGCTCGCCGTGGGTGACAGCCGGCCCGGAGGCCTTCGACCTGCCGACCGCCAAGAGCGGTGTCGTCAACGACAACGAGGGCGGCACGGTGGAGCTGACCGTCGGACTCGACGCCGCGGTCGAGTACGACGTCGAGGTCCAGGGCGAGAAGGTCGTCATCAACATGACCCGCTCCTGA
- the mfd gene encoding transcription-repair coupling factor — protein sequence MSQAGPLRGLLETMLRDSAVRQVVEAVDRPRLVLEGPAAARPLAAAALAAADRPVLLVTATGREAEEVAAAVSDLIGSDGVEVFPSWETLPHERLSPRADTVGRRLAVLRRLAHPEEHDHGRIRVLVTTVRSLIQPIAPGLGELAPVRLRVGDEHDFEELVEKLAALAYNRVDMVEKRGEFAVRGGIVDVFPPTEEHPLRVEFWGDEVTEVRPFSVADQRSLPEAQDTTLFAPACRELLITEQVQERAAKLAEQHEADAHLNEMLGKIAGGAPVEGMEALIPALCEGEMRLLTDLVPGGTHVVVADPEKVRARAADLVRTGQEFLEASWMVAADGGRAPIDLGASAYRGLAEVAAHTESTGLPWWTLTQLSSEDTEDDDGVVRLALKQVDAYRGEVERAFADLRAHTTAGGAAVLVVAGAGTAQRAVQQLREGELPARLAEDGLTAEPEPGVVTVARGGLEDGFAAPEVALVVLTEADLTGGRGGTSTKDMRRMPSRRRNAVDPLALKAGDFVVHEQHGIGKYVEMVQRTVGGATREYLVLEYASSKRGQPGDRLFVPTDQLDEVSRYVGGELPTLNKLGGSDWKNTKAKARKAVKEIAAELVQLYAARQSAPGHAFGADTPWQRELEDAFPYTETGDQLAAIDEVKADMQRAVPMDRVICGDVGYGKTEIAVRAAFKAVQDGKQVAVLVPTTLLAQQHLNTFTDRMRSFPVTVKGLSRFTDPLESEQTTTGLAEGTVDVVIGTHRLLQTGVRYKDLGLVIVDEEQRFGVEHKEHIKALRTHVDVLTMSATPIPRTLEMSMAGIREMSTILTPPEERHPVLTYVGAYDEKQVAAAIRRELLRDGQVFFVHNRVQTIEKAARHLRELVPEARIVTAHGQMNEDRLEKIIQGFWEREHDVLVCTTIVETGLDISNANTLIVERSDVLGLSQLHQLRGRVGRARERGYAYFLYPEEKPLTDTAHDRLATIAQNSELGAGMAVAMKDLEIRGAGNILGAEQSGHIAGVGFDLYVRLVGEAVEAFRRHAGAEPGAGEEELPEVRVDLPVDAHIPHDYVPGERLRLEAYRKIAAAGDTEALDAVRAELTDRYGSLPEPVERLLKVAAFRQLCRAHGVTEVTQQGTSLRAAPLELADSQLVRLKRLYPKAVYKAAVRTVSVPRPTEGAAGGRIGAPPLRDEALLDWCAKLLESLAGRPAPVG from the coding sequence GCTGGTGACCGCGACCGGCCGGGAGGCCGAGGAGGTCGCCGCCGCGGTGTCGGACCTCATCGGCTCCGACGGCGTGGAGGTCTTCCCGTCGTGGGAGACGCTGCCGCACGAGCGGCTCTCCCCGCGCGCCGACACCGTCGGCCGCAGGCTCGCCGTGCTGCGCAGGCTCGCCCACCCCGAGGAGCACGATCACGGCCGGATCAGGGTGCTCGTCACGACGGTGCGCAGCCTCATCCAGCCGATCGCGCCCGGGCTGGGCGAGCTGGCGCCGGTGCGGCTGCGCGTCGGCGACGAGCACGACTTCGAGGAACTGGTCGAGAAGCTGGCGGCGCTGGCCTACAACCGGGTCGACATGGTCGAGAAGCGCGGCGAGTTCGCGGTGCGCGGCGGCATCGTCGACGTCTTCCCGCCCACCGAGGAGCACCCGCTGCGGGTGGAGTTCTGGGGCGACGAGGTCACCGAGGTCCGCCCGTTCTCCGTCGCCGACCAGCGGTCGCTGCCCGAAGCGCAGGACACCACCCTGTTCGCCCCCGCCTGCCGCGAGCTGCTGATCACCGAGCAGGTGCAGGAGCGCGCGGCCAAGCTCGCCGAGCAGCACGAGGCCGACGCGCACCTCAACGAGATGCTGGGCAAGATCGCCGGCGGTGCCCCGGTTGAGGGCATGGAGGCGCTGATCCCCGCGCTGTGCGAGGGGGAGATGCGGCTGCTGACCGACCTGGTCCCGGGCGGCACGCACGTCGTGGTCGCCGACCCGGAGAAGGTGCGGGCGCGGGCGGCGGACCTGGTGCGCACCGGCCAGGAGTTCCTGGAGGCGTCGTGGATGGTCGCCGCCGACGGCGGCAGGGCGCCCATCGACCTCGGCGCCTCGGCCTACCGCGGCCTGGCCGAGGTCGCCGCGCACACCGAGTCGACCGGCTTGCCGTGGTGGACGCTGACGCAGCTCAGCAGCGAGGACACCGAGGACGACGACGGAGTCGTCCGGCTCGCCCTCAAGCAGGTCGACGCCTACCGCGGCGAGGTGGAACGGGCCTTCGCCGACCTGCGCGCGCACACCACCGCCGGCGGCGCGGCGGTGCTGGTCGTGGCGGGCGCGGGCACCGCGCAGCGCGCGGTGCAGCAGCTCCGCGAGGGCGAGCTGCCCGCCCGGCTGGCCGAGGACGGGCTCACCGCAGAACCCGAGCCCGGCGTGGTCACGGTCGCCCGCGGCGGCCTGGAGGACGGCTTCGCCGCGCCCGAGGTCGCGCTCGTGGTGCTCACCGAGGCCGACCTGACCGGCGGGCGCGGCGGCACCTCCACCAAGGACATGCGCCGGATGCCGTCGCGGCGCCGCAACGCCGTCGACCCGCTCGCGCTGAAGGCCGGCGACTTCGTCGTCCACGAGCAGCACGGCATCGGCAAGTACGTCGAGATGGTGCAGCGCACCGTCGGCGGCGCCACCCGCGAGTACCTGGTGCTGGAGTACGCCAGCAGCAAGCGCGGCCAGCCCGGCGACCGGCTGTTCGTGCCCACCGACCAGCTCGACGAGGTCTCCCGCTACGTCGGCGGCGAGCTGCCCACGCTGAACAAGCTCGGCGGCTCGGACTGGAAGAACACCAAGGCCAAGGCGCGCAAGGCGGTCAAGGAGATCGCCGCCGAGCTGGTGCAGCTCTACGCCGCCCGCCAGTCGGCCCCCGGCCACGCCTTCGGCGCCGACACCCCGTGGCAGCGGGAGCTGGAGGACGCCTTCCCCTACACCGAGACCGGCGACCAGCTCGCCGCCATCGACGAGGTCAAGGCCGACATGCAGCGCGCGGTGCCCATGGACCGGGTGATCTGCGGCGACGTCGGCTACGGCAAGACCGAGATCGCCGTGCGCGCGGCGTTCAAGGCGGTGCAGGACGGCAAGCAGGTCGCGGTGCTGGTGCCCACGACCCTGCTCGCCCAGCAGCACCTCAACACCTTCACCGACCGGATGCGCTCGTTCCCGGTGACGGTCAAGGGCCTGTCGCGCTTCACCGACCCGCTGGAGTCCGAGCAGACCACCACCGGCCTGGCCGAGGGGACCGTCGACGTCGTCATCGGCACCCACCGGCTGCTGCAGACCGGCGTCCGCTACAAGGACCTCGGGCTGGTCATCGTCGACGAGGAGCAGCGCTTCGGCGTCGAGCACAAGGAGCACATCAAGGCCCTGCGCACGCACGTCGACGTGCTGACCATGTCGGCGACGCCGATCCCGCGGACGCTGGAGATGAGCATGGCCGGCATCCGCGAGATGTCGACCATCCTCACCCCGCCCGAGGAGCGCCACCCGGTGCTGACCTACGTCGGCGCCTACGACGAGAAGCAGGTCGCGGCGGCGATCCGGCGCGAGCTGCTGCGCGACGGCCAGGTCTTCTTCGTGCACAACCGGGTGCAGACCATCGAGAAGGCCGCGCGGCACCTGCGCGAGCTCGTTCCGGAGGCGCGGATCGTCACCGCGCACGGGCAGATGAACGAGGACCGGCTGGAGAAGATCATCCAGGGCTTCTGGGAGCGCGAGCACGACGTGCTCGTGTGCACCACGATCGTGGAGACCGGCCTGGACATCTCCAACGCCAACACCCTGATCGTGGAACGCTCCGACGTGCTGGGCCTCTCGCAGCTGCACCAGCTGCGCGGCCGGGTCGGACGCGCCCGCGAGCGCGGCTACGCCTACTTCCTGTACCCGGAGGAGAAGCCGCTGACCGACACCGCGCACGACCGGCTGGCCACCATCGCGCAGAACTCCGAGCTGGGCGCGGGCATGGCGGTGGCGATGAAGGACCTGGAGATCCGGGGCGCGGGCAACATCCTCGGCGCGGAGCAGTCCGGCCACATCGCGGGCGTCGGCTTCGACCTCTACGTGCGGCTGGTCGGCGAGGCCGTCGAGGCGTTCCGCAGGCACGCCGGGGCCGAGCCCGGGGCGGGCGAGGAGGAGCTGCCGGAGGTGCGGGTCGACCTGCCGGTGGACGCCCACATCCCGCACGACTACGTGCCGGGGGAGCGGCTGCGGCTGGAGGCCTACCGCAAGATCGCCGCGGCGGGCGACACCGAGGCCCTCGACGCGGTGCGGGCCGAGCTCACCGACCGCTACGGTTCCCTGCCCGAGCCGGTCGAGCGCCTGCTCAAGGTCGCGGCGTTCCGCCAGCTGTGCCGCGCGCACGGGGTCACGGAGGTGACCCAGCAGGGCACGTCGCTGCGGGCGGCGCCGCTGGAACTGGCCGACTCGCAGCTCGTCCGGCTCAAGCGGCTGTATCCCAAGGCGGTGTACAAGGCCGCGGTGCGCACCGTCTCGGTGCCGCGGCCGACCGAGGGCGCCGCGGGCGGCCGGATCGGCGCGCCGCCGCTGCGCGACGAAGCGCTGCTGGACTGGTGCGCGAAGCTGCTCGAGTCGCTGGCCGGGCGCCCGGCGCCGGTGGGCTAG
- a CDS encoding DUF3558 domain-containing protein — protein MIKKSALVLAPLLTSVLITGCGAPAAVSPPPAPPPDLHGAPSVDKPLETGSLHQDPCRVLSPEQLVALGIAGAPQADSDVSGPSCEWDDIGGPPHYTVDSLRVTFVVGGDGLKLSYARRDAYSYFRELPRVEGYPAIAAGSTPGGTPEEEGTCELAVGVTDDLVVLTQVHLGNGSPSTGEPCGRAGQVATEVMKTIKAASGVH, from the coding sequence GTGATCAAGAAGTCCGCACTGGTGCTCGCTCCGCTGCTGACGAGCGTTCTGATCACGGGTTGCGGTGCACCGGCGGCGGTCTCCCCGCCGCCGGCTCCTCCTCCGGACCTGCACGGCGCTCCGAGTGTGGACAAACCGTTGGAGACGGGGAGCCTCCACCAGGATCCGTGCCGCGTGCTGAGCCCGGAACAGCTCGTCGCGCTCGGGATCGCCGGTGCACCGCAGGCGGATTCCGACGTGTCCGGTCCCTCGTGCGAGTGGGACGACATCGGCGGACCACCGCACTACACCGTGGACTCGCTCCGCGTGACCTTCGTGGTCGGAGGTGACGGGTTGAAGCTTTCCTACGCGCGGCGCGACGCGTACTCCTACTTCCGCGAACTTCCCAGGGTCGAGGGATACCCCGCCATTGCCGCGGGGTCGACGCCGGGTGGCACGCCGGAGGAGGAAGGCACCTGCGAGCTGGCCGTCGGTGTCACCGACGACCTGGTCGTGCTCACCCAGGTCCACCTGGGCAACGGGTCGCCCTCCACGGGGGAGCCGTGCGGCCGGGCGGGCCAGGTCGCGACCGAGGTGATGAAGACGATCAAGGCGGCATCGGGAGTGCACTGA
- a CDS encoding BCCT family transporter, protein MTEQRDLVQVPGAGANEHRARTDFVVFGVTSAITVFFVLWGALSTRTLGKAASSALSWLVTNIGWGFVLASTAFVVFALWLAFSRYGTIPLGADDEQPEFRTVSWIAMMFSAGMGIGLMFFGVSEPLAHFVNPPPGTVPPFSDEAVEVSMATTLFHWTLHPWSIYAVVGMAIAYSSFRRGRKQLISAVFAPLIGRRRCDGPIGKLIDILALFATLFGSAASLGLGTLQIQGGMQAAGWIGGVGSTVLVLIILVLTICFILSAVSGIARGIQWLSNINMVLAALLALFVFVVGPTVFILDLLPTSVGVYLRDFATMIARSGATGGTEMNTWLSSWTIFYWAWWISWTPFVGMFIARISRGRTIRQFVGGVILVPSAVSLVWFCILGGSAISIQDRGIDVYRSGGEEAQTFAVLETLPLSLITTVLVMVLVAIFFVSGADAASVVMGTLAQRGTIEPTRWMVIFWGAATGAVAAIMLVIGGEDALSGIQNLTFIASAPFAIVMVLLCVALTKDLRDDPLMRRGQKGAEVLEQAVIAGTERHGKDFRLEVGPMDSGEEGSQGGGRQS, encoded by the coding sequence ATGACGGAGCAGAGAGATCTCGTTCAGGTGCCCGGTGCGGGCGCGAACGAGCACCGGGCGCGCACCGACTTCGTCGTCTTCGGGGTCACCTCCGCCATCACGGTGTTCTTCGTCCTGTGGGGCGCGCTGTCGACCAGGACGCTGGGCAAGGCCGCGAGCAGCGCGCTGTCCTGGCTGGTGACCAACATCGGCTGGGGTTTCGTGCTGGCGTCCACCGCGTTCGTCGTGTTCGCCCTGTGGCTGGCCTTCAGCCGCTACGGCACGATCCCGCTCGGCGCCGACGACGAGCAGCCGGAGTTCCGCACCGTCTCCTGGATCGCGATGATGTTCAGCGCCGGCATGGGCATCGGCCTGATGTTCTTCGGCGTCAGCGAACCCCTGGCGCACTTCGTCAACCCGCCGCCGGGGACCGTGCCGCCTTTCTCCGACGAGGCCGTCGAGGTCTCGATGGCGACCACCCTGTTCCACTGGACCCTGCACCCTTGGTCGATCTACGCGGTGGTCGGGATGGCCATCGCCTACAGCAGCTTCCGCCGCGGCCGCAAGCAGCTGATCAGTGCGGTGTTCGCACCGCTGATCGGACGGCGCCGCTGCGACGGGCCCATCGGCAAGCTGATCGACATCCTCGCGCTGTTCGCCACCCTGTTCGGCTCGGCGGCGTCGCTGGGCCTGGGCACCCTGCAGATCCAGGGCGGTATGCAGGCGGCGGGCTGGATCGGCGGGGTCGGCAGCACCGTGCTGGTCCTGATCATCTTGGTTCTGACCATCTGCTTCATCCTGTCGGCGGTCTCGGGCATCGCCCGCGGCATCCAGTGGCTGTCCAACATCAACATGGTGCTGGCCGCCCTGCTCGCGCTGTTCGTGTTCGTGGTCGGGCCGACGGTGTTCATCCTGGACCTGCTGCCGACGTCGGTCGGCGTCTACCTGCGCGACTTCGCGACCATGATCGCCAGGTCCGGCGCGACCGGCGGTACCGAGATGAACACCTGGCTGTCGAGCTGGACGATCTTCTACTGGGCGTGGTGGATCTCGTGGACGCCCTTCGTGGGCATGTTCATCGCCCGCATCAGCCGGGGCCGCACGATCCGGCAGTTCGTCGGCGGCGTGATCCTGGTACCGAGCGCGGTCAGCCTGGTGTGGTTCTGCATCCTCGGCGGCAGCGCGATCAGCATCCAGGACCGCGGCATCGACGTCTACCGCAGCGGTGGCGAGGAGGCACAGACCTTCGCGGTGCTGGAGACGCTGCCGCTTTCGCTGATCACGACAGTGCTGGTGATGGTCCTGGTTGCGATCTTCTTCGTGTCGGGCGCGGACGCGGCGTCGGTGGTCATGGGCACGCTGGCCCAGCGCGGCACGATCGAACCGACCCGGTGGATGGTGATCTTCTGGGGTGCCGCGACCGGGGCGGTGGCCGCGATCATGCTGGTCATCGGCGGTGAGGACGCGCTGAGCGGGATCCAGAACCTGACCTTCATCGCCTCGGCGCCGTTCGCGATCGTCATGGTGCTGCTGTGCGTGGCGCTGACCAAGGACCTGCGCGACGACCCGTTGATGCGGCGCGGCCAGAAGGGCGCCGAGGTCCTGGAGCAGGCCGTCATCGCGGGCACCGAGCGCCACGGCAAGGACTTCCGGCTGGAGGTCGGCCCAATGGATTCCGGCGAGGAGGGTTCGCAGGGCGGCGGTCGGCAGTCCTGA
- a CDS encoding PPE domain-containing protein: MGWGLDYVRDMAEKAWQAGGGAVEGLKRAAASTAEEFDQVVDWAERQMTPDIRAEGLGGHEIYNMFHGGPGTGSMDDAAQGWGGVAENHREAADAINSALARMRTSWQGEAATAAGAGTAPLSRASEHFAEQAGSLRAALQAQSEGFNNAKRHVVYVPPEPPTMSITAPINPFAPIDYAVEATRYFAAQEGNQRALQGYGRLTADLGARLPAFDRERVGDVRADFRDSGRVSTEDAEPGEPPARTQSAWRRANPPGTADDVTGGAGAAAGGAAAGAAFGAAAAGGRSVDRDTGRRGLFGGRFGGKGNGRGAGTGGLSGLRGLGGFRGGRGNPAGGAVVPRQPGAGTGRTGGTGANRSGATGSTRAGGAAASGTVPGRGRQEDDEKRRKRPDYLVETDPEAVFARDEKVAPPVFGDWKRKEGEPGGDED; the protein is encoded by the coding sequence ATGGGGTGGGGACTGGACTACGTCCGGGACATGGCCGAGAAAGCGTGGCAGGCGGGAGGGGGCGCGGTCGAAGGGCTGAAGCGGGCCGCCGCGTCCACCGCCGAGGAGTTCGACCAGGTCGTGGACTGGGCCGAGCGGCAGATGACCCCGGACATCCGAGCCGAGGGGCTCGGTGGCCACGAGATCTACAACATGTTCCACGGCGGTCCCGGCACCGGAAGCATGGACGACGCGGCCCAGGGCTGGGGCGGGGTCGCCGAGAACCACCGGGAAGCGGCCGATGCCATCAACTCGGCGCTGGCCAGGATGCGGACGTCATGGCAGGGGGAGGCCGCAACCGCCGCCGGCGCCGGTACCGCTCCGCTGAGCCGGGCGTCGGAGCACTTCGCGGAGCAGGCCGGCTCCCTGCGCGCCGCGCTCCAAGCGCAGAGCGAGGGTTTCAACAACGCGAAGCGCCATGTCGTCTACGTGCCGCCCGAGCCGCCGACGATGAGCATCACCGCTCCGATCAACCCCTTCGCGCCCATCGACTACGCCGTCGAAGCGACCCGCTACTTCGCCGCGCAGGAGGGGAACCAGCGGGCGCTGCAGGGCTACGGCAGGCTGACCGCCGACCTGGGAGCGCGGCTGCCTGCGTTCGACCGCGAGCGAGTCGGTGATGTCCGGGCGGACTTCCGGGACTCGGGTCGAGTGTCCACAGAGGATGCCGAGCCCGGAGAGCCTCCGGCGCGAACGCAGTCGGCCTGGCGGCGCGCGAATCCGCCGGGCACGGCCGACGACGTCACCGGCGGGGCGGGTGCGGCCGCCGGTGGCGCGGCGGCCGGTGCGGCGTTCGGCGCCGCCGCGGCCGGGGGCCGGAGCGTGGACCGCGACACCGGGCGCAGAGGGTTGTTCGGCGGACGGTTCGGCGGCAAGGGGAACGGGCGCGGCGCAGGCACGGGTGGCCTGTCCGGGCTGCGCGGCCTAGGCGGTTTCCGCGGTGGCAGAGGAAATCCGGCGGGTGGGGCCGTCGTCCCGCGACAGCCCGGCGCCGGGACGGGCCGGACCGGAGGTACCGGCGCGAACCGGTCCGGCGCCACCGGATCGACCCGGGCGGGCGGTGCCGCCGCATCCGGCACCGTGCCGGGACGGGGCCGCCAGGAGGACGACGAGAAGCGGCGCAAGCGTCCCGACTACCTGGTGGAGACCGACCCGGAAGCGGTCTTCGCTCGCGACGAGAAGGTGGCGCCGCCGGTGTTCGGCGACTGGAAGCGGAAGGAGGGCGAGCCCGGTGGTGACGAGGATTGA
- a CDS encoding ESX secretion-associated protein EspG, which produces MVTRIDSIIDRTVTLDYPAFDVLYAGECGEDAPKPAGLEGTSPGATYRERVRLVGRVLAGLRERGLAVVDNPVRPLLTTMRLLCDPQRRIYGWYVARDGHGQVPGSFHIAGSDEYVVFARLQGGVVTIEPIGWSSLYTRAFELLPDVGPVSGGAAVVPLSRGAAREEQGGDWLEPVYEEDDDDPVDREHARVQALTYGAKLLFAMQVFTSRKNSRGREEVADFPLHYYASAHGAVLTVHKRSGPEAEPRLHLIPATRSAFRRELRTL; this is translated from the coding sequence GTGGTGACGAGGATTGACAGCATCATCGACCGCACCGTCACGCTCGACTACCCGGCCTTCGACGTCCTCTACGCGGGCGAGTGCGGCGAGGACGCGCCGAAGCCCGCGGGTCTGGAGGGCACCTCGCCCGGCGCGACCTACCGCGAACGGGTCCGGCTGGTCGGCCGGGTGCTGGCCGGCTTGCGCGAGCGCGGGCTCGCCGTGGTCGACAACCCGGTGCGTCCGCTGCTGACCACCATGCGGTTGCTGTGTGACCCGCAACGCAGGATCTACGGCTGGTACGTCGCCCGCGACGGCCACGGCCAGGTCCCCGGCAGCTTCCACATCGCGGGTTCCGACGAGTACGTGGTGTTCGCCAGGTTGCAGGGAGGCGTGGTGACCATCGAGCCGATCGGCTGGAGTTCCCTCTACACCAGGGCTTTCGAGCTGCTGCCCGACGTGGGGCCGGTCAGCGGCGGCGCGGCCGTGGTGCCCCTGAGCCGCGGGGCGGCGCGCGAGGAGCAGGGCGGGGACTGGCTGGAGCCGGTCTACGAGGAGGACGACGACGATCCGGTCGACCGCGAGCACGCCAGGGTGCAGGCCCTGACCTACGGCGCGAAACTGCTTTTCGCGATGCAGGTCTTCACCTCGCGCAAGAACTCCAGGGGCAGGGAGGAGGTGGCCGACTTCCCGCTGCACTACTACGCGAGCGCGCACGGGGCGGTGCTGACCGTGCACAAGCGCAGCGGCCCGGAGGCGGAGCCGCGACTGCACCTGATCCCCGCCACCCGGAGCGCTTTCCGCCGCGAGCTCCGAACTTTGTGA